Below is a genomic region from Actinoallomurus bryophytorum.
CGTCCTCGTGCCCGACGAGACGGGCCCGACCGGTGAGATGCGGGGCGTCGTCCGGTCCCCGGACGGGATACCGCTCGGCGGCATCACGACCACGGTCACCGACGAGACCGGCGAGGTCGTCGCGACGACGACGACCGGTCCCGACGGGTCCTACCAGATCACCGGCCTCGCGGACGGGCACTACACGCTCGTCGCCGCCGGGCACCGGCCGGCGACGGTCGCGGTCCAGGTCGGCGGGGACGAGCCCGCCACCGTACGCGTGGCACTGGGCGAATGAACATCGGACCGGAGCCGGCGGCGACGGCGGGGCGGCTCAAGCTCGCCATGACCGCTCTCACCCGCCGGCTCCGCAAGGACTGGCCGGACGAGCTGACCCCCAGCCGCGTGACCGCGCTGGCCACCGTGGCGGCGGGCGAGCCGCTCGCCGTCGGTGAGCTGGCCAAGCGCATGGGGGTCAGCACGCCGACGGTGTCCCACATCGTCGACGCACTGGACAAACAGGGCCTGATCGCCCGGCTGCCGGACCCACACGACCGGCGGATCTGCCGGCTCGCCACCAGCGATGCCGGCGCGGAGGTGCTGGAGGAGCTGAGCAGGCGCACCACCGGCATCCTCGCGGACCGGATCCATCAGCTGCCGCCCGCCCAGCAGAGCGCCCTCGAGGCCGCGCTGCCCGCCCTCGAGGCCCTCGCGGCAGCCCCGGAATAGCCGAAATCGGAGGAAGAATATCTATGGTGGAGAACACGGCGCTCCGTGAGACGCTCGTCGTCTTCGGCACCGTCCGGCGGACCGAGGGCCCCCCGGTTTCCGGGGCCGTGGTGACGCTGGCCGACATGGCCGGCCGCAAGATCGGTTCGGCCTACACCGGCCCGGACGGTGAATACCGCCTTACCGTCAGCACCGGCGGCACGTACCTGATCATCGCCTCCGCGCTGGGGCACGAGCCGATCGCCTCTCTCGTCGCGGTCGGCGACGAGACGGTCCGTCACGACATGACCGTGGCCGGCGTCGGCGGGCTCACCGGGATGGTGCGCATCGCCGGCACCGGACGGCCGGTGGCCGACGCCACCATCACCGTCACCGATGTCCAGGGTGAGGTCGTCGGGACCGCGCGCACCGGAATGGAGGGGGGCTTCTCCTTCATCAGCCTGCCCGAGGGCATGTACACGCTGGTGGTCTCGGCCCCCTCCCATCAGCCGGCCGCCGCGGCGGTGACCATCCGCCAGGGCGCCCAGGCACGTCAGGACCTGGTGCTGGCCGCGCGCGGCTCGATGCACGGGGAGGTCTGGACGCACGATCGCCCGTACCCGGGCGCACGGGTCTCGCTGATGAACGAGGCAGGAAAGATCGTGGCGACTACGATGAGCGATTCCGACGGTTTGTTCGTCTTCGAGGACCTTCCGCTGGGGACCTACACGCTCGTCGCCGCCGGCCATGGCCCGGCCGCCGTACCCGTCCAGGTGAAGGACGGCAACGCCGTCGACGCCGACGTCACGCTGACCGCCTGAAAGGGGCGCCTCTCGTGAATCCCACTGTCAGTGTCCGGGTGATCGCTCCCGGCGGCTGGCCGGTCGAGCACGCGGTCCTCACACTCACGGACACGACCGGACAGCAGATCGGCCGTACGACGGTGGACTCCGCCGGCCGTGCCGCGATCCCGCAGGTGCCACCCGGCGCGTACACGCTCATCATCGCCGCGCCCGGCCACCAGCCGGTCGCACGCTCCGCCGTCGTCGGTGCCGGAGGGCTCGACCTGGGTGAGGTCGAACTGACCGCCACCGGCGAGCTGAGACTGCCCGACCCCGGCGTCTGGGACATCGACCCGGTGCACTCCTCGGTACGCATCCGCGCGCGCCACATCGGCCTGGCGAGCGTGCACGGCCGGATCGCGGACTTCACGGGCTCGATCGTGGTGACCCACCCGGTGGAGAACTCCGTCGTGGAGGTCACGCTCCAGGCCGGCAGCGTCGACACCGGCAACTCCGACCGCGACACGCACCTGCGCAGCAAGGACTTCCTGCACACCGAGGCGTTCCCCGAGATCACCTTCCGCAGCAAGGGCCTGCGGCCGCTCGCCGAGGACCGCTGGGCGATGGACGGCGAGATCACCATCCGCGGTGTGACCCGCCAGATCGTGCTCGACACCACCTACCTGGGCGTCGGCCCGGACCCCTGGGGCGGCGTGCGCGCCGCCTTCCACTCGGTGACCGAGCTGCGGCGAGAGGACTTTGCGATCGACTGGAACCAGGCGGTACGGGTCGGTATCGGCGTGGTCGGCGGCATTCTCCAGGTCGAGCTGGACATCGAGATGGTACGCCGCTGAGGCCTTGTACTACCGGGCGTAGTACTCTCTCGTCCGGTAAGGGTCGGGGTCGAGGGAAGGGCTGACGCGTGGTCGACGCGCTGGCGGCATCACTGATCGTCGGGATGCTGGCGCTCGCCGGCCTCTCTCTGGTGATGACCGCCCTGGACCGCCGGGTCGGCAGACTGCTGCTGGCCACCGCCGCGCTGGGTGAGGCCGGGCTGCTCGTGCAGGTGGTGTGGGCGGTCATGCGCCTCGCGGGCGGGCACCGCCCGGTCGGCGGGCTGGCCGTCTTCATCGGCTACCTCATCGGCTCGCTGCTCATCCTGCCGGTCGCCGCCGCGTGGGGGCTGGGGGAGCGCACTCGCTGGGGCCCGGCAGTCCTGGCCGCGGGCTTCCTCGTCATGGCGGTGCTCATCGTCCGCATGCAGCAGGTGTGGCATGGCTGAGGGCCCGGCTCCGGACGCGACTTCGGACACGGCTCCGGACGGCAGGCGGCGTAGCGGCCCCGGCCGCGTGCTCATCGCCGTCTACGGCGTGTTCGCGCTCGCCGCCGGCTCGCGGGCGGGCGTACAGATCGCTACCCGGTTCCACGAGGCTCCGGTGGCCTACCTGCTGTCGGCGTTCGCGGCGGCGGTCTACATCGTCGCGACGGTGACCCTGGCGCGGTCCGGCCGCACCTCCTACCGCATCGCCGTCACCTCGTGCACGATCGAGCTGATCGGGGTCGTCGCCGTCGGCACGTACAGCCTCGCCGACTCCGCCGCCTTCCCCGACGCCACCGTGTGGTCGGAGTACGGCAACGGGTACGGCTTCGTCCCGCTGGTGCTGCCGGTGATCGGCCTGTGGTGGCTGCGGCGGGTCCGGCACCGGACCGAGGTGGGGGAGACGAGCGGGCCGGGTTAGGATTCGGGCCGATACGGTCCACCGACGAGGAGGTCGGGTCCGATGGCTCCGCTGTCCAGTTATGTGTCCGGGGCGTGGCACGTCCCCGCGGACGAGGGCGCGCCGCTACGCGACGCGGTGACGGGTGCGGAGATCGCCCGGATCTCGTCCACGGGCGTCGACTTCGGCGCCGCGCTCGACCACGGCAGGCGCGTCGGCGGCCCGGTCCTGCGCGAGCTGACCTTCCACCAGCGCGCCGCCCTGCTCAAGGCACTGGCGTCCGAGCTGCGCGGGCACCGCGACGAGCTGTACGACCTGTCGCTGCGCACCGGCGCCACGCTGGGAGACGCGAAGTTCGACGTCGACGGCGGCATCGGCGTGCTGTTCTCCTACGCGAGCAAGGGACGCCGCGAGCTGCCCGCCGGCACCGTGTACGTCGAGGGCGGCCTGGAGCCGCTCAGCAAGGGCGGCGGCTTCGTCGGCCAGCACATCTGCACACCGCTCCTGGGCGTCGCGGTGCAGATCAACGCCTTCAACTTTCCGGTCTGGGGCCCGCTGGAGAAGCTCGCGCCGGCCTTCCTCGCCGGGGTGCCGAGCCTGGTCAAGCCGGCCGGCCAGACCGCCTACCTCACCGCGCGTCTCGTCGAGCTGATCATCGAGTCCGGCCTGCTGCCGGAGGGCTCGCTCCAGCTCGTCTGCGGCGACGCCGGTGACCTGCTCGACCACCTCACCGAACAGGACCTGGTCGCCTTCACCGGGTCGGCCACGACCGCCGCCCTGCTGCGCGCACACCCCGTCGTGGTCGCGCGGTCGGTCCGGTTCAACGCCGAGGCCGACTCGCTCAACTGCTCGATCCTCGGCCCGGACGTACGCCCCGGCGACCCGGAGTTCGAGGTCTTCGTCGGGCAGCTCGTCACGGAGATGACGGTCAAGGCCGGCCAGAAGTGCACCGCGATCCGCCGCGCCCTCGTCCCGGCCGAGATCATCGACGAGGTCGAGCAGGCGGTGGCCGCGCGGCTCGCCGACGTCACCGTCGGCAACCCGGCCGACCCCGGCGTGAAGATGGGCGCCCTGGCCGGTCTGGGCCAGCGCGAGGAGGTACGCCGCTCGCTGAAGGCGCTGTCGGTGGCCACGCGCATGGTCTTCGGCGACCCCGACCGGGTGGAGGTCGTGGACGCCGACGCGGAGCTCGGCGCGTTCATGTCCCCGATCCTGCTGCGCGCCGACGACCCCGACCGGGACGAGCCGCACGAGGTGGAGGCGTTCGGTCCCGTCAGCACCCTGTTCCCGTACACCTCTCCCGGCCACGCCGTGGAGCTCGCGGCGCGTGGCCGTGGCAGCCTGGCCGGCTCGATCGTCACCGCCGACCCGGACTTCGCCCGCGACATGGTGCTCGGGGTCGCGCCCTGGCATGGGCGCCTGCTCGTCGTCGACGCGGAGACCGCGGGGGAGTCCACCGGGCACGGCTCGCCGATGCCGGCGCTGGTGCACGGCGGCCCCGGCCGTGCGGGCGGCGGCGAGGAGATGGGCGGCATCCGCGGCGTCCTGCACCACATGCAGCGCACGGCCGTCCAGGCGAGCCCGCGGATGCTCACCGCGCTCACCGGCCGCTGGACGCCGGGGACCGAACGCCGTACGGGCGACGTCCATCCGTTCCGCAAGCACCTCGGCGAGCTCCGGGTGGGCGACACGGTCGTGGCCGGTCCCCGCACGGTCACCCTGGCCGACATCGAGCACTTCGCCGAGTTCACCGGCGACACCTTCTACGCCCACACCGACGATGAGGCCGCGCGCGCCAACCCGTTCTTCGACGGCCGGGTGGCGCACGGCTACCTCATCTTGTCGTTCGCGGCCGGGCTGTTCGTGCACCCCGACCCCGGACCGGTGCTCGCCAACTACGGGCTGGAGAACCTCCGCTTCCTCACGCCCGTCTATCCGGGCGACGAGCTCACCGTGACGCTCACCGCCAAGCGGATCGAGCCCCGGCAGGGGGCCGACTACGGAGAGGTCCGCTGGGACGCCGACGTGACGAAACAGGACGGGTCCTCGGTCGCCAAGTACGACGTGCTGACCCTGGTCGCCAACGGGGAGCAGTGATGGCCCCTCTCGACATCTCGCTGCTGCCCGCCGAGGCGAGCGCGGACACCGACACCATGCGGGAGGTGGCGGACCTGGTCAACCGGGTCTACGCCACCGCGGAGAACGGGCAGTGGCTGCCGGGTACCACCCGTACGACCGTCGAGGAGATCACGGAGCTCACCCGCGCCGGGCAGATCGTCGTGGCGCGGCTCGACGGCGCCGTCGTCGGGTCCATCCGCGTGCAGCACCTCGACGCCGAGACCGGGGAGTCCGGGATGCTGGTCGCCGACCCCGACCACCGCGGCATGGGGATCGGGCGGCGGCTACGGAGCTTTGTCATCGACATGCTCCGGCGGCAGGGGATCGGCACGCTGCAGATCGAGCTGCTCGTCCCCCGCGACTGGACCCAGGACTCGAAGGAGTTCATGGCCGGCTGGAACGAGCGGTCCGGCTACAAGGTGGTGCGCAAGGGGGCCTTCGAGGAGCAGTATCCCGACTTGGCTCCGCGGCTGGCCACGCCGTGCGACTTCGTCATCTACCACAAGGCGCTGTGAGCTCGCCGCCGTCGCGCGTCCTCACAGACCGCCGCGGCGGCGCAGCCAGCGGGTGCTCAGGACGCCGGCGGGTACGGGGGCCCAGAAGGTCGTGACGCGAAAGAGGAGCACGCCGGTGGCCGCCTGGGCGGCGGGGATGTGCACGGTCGCCAGGGCCGCGATGAGCGCCGCCTCCGTGGATCCCACGCCTGCGGGCATGGGGACGGCGGAGCCCGCGGTGGCGCCGAGAAGGTAGAGCGCGACCAGCGAGCCGACGGACCCCGTCGGCACACCGGGGACGGCCATCACGCTCGTCGCGAAGGCCAGGGCCAGTGCCAGGTCGGCCGCGGTCGCGGCGGCGACCAGCGCCAGCAGGCAGCGGGGCCGCCGCAGCAGGTGCCGCAGGGAGCCCGCCACGCCGGCGAACACCGCACCGATCCGGAACGGGGGCTGCCGGCGTCGCCAGTACACCGCGACGACGACGAGCGCCGTCACCGCGACCACGGCGATGATCACGGCGGGTACGAACATCCCCATGTGCCGGGACACGATCCGGCCGGCGTCGCCCGCGGGGCGCAGCGCGGGTCCCAGGCCGCCCCACAACGTGATGACCAGCGTGACGAGCGCGAGCTTGGTCAACGCGCGTACGAGACCGACCACGGCCACCGTGGTGGTCGCGGCGCAGGCGGGCAGGCCGCGCCGGGTGAGGTATCGGCAGGTCACGGCCGCGGTGCCGAGCCCGGCGGGCGCCAGCCGGTTCGCCGCGGCACCCGCGAACTGTGCGGTGGTGATCTCCCAGACACCGAGGCGCGCGATCGCGGGGGCGCCGGCGGTGGGCTTTCCGGCCGCGCCGGACGCGGTGGTGCGTACGCCGAGTGCCGAGGTCAGATAGTGCAGCGCGGTCAGCGCCGCGATCACCGGGACGAGCCCCCAGCGGATCCTCGCCGCTCCCTCGGAGAGCCAGTCCGCGCCGTTCCACAGACCGCCGGCCACATCGACGTTGGCCAGTCCCGCTCCGGCGAGCCCGGCGAGCAGTCCGGTCAGGACGAGCATCGAGACGATCCACGTACGGGCCGGGATGCGGGCCACGACGGACCCGCCGGCCTGAACCGTCACCAGGTCGGGCGGCGGCTGCCGTACGAGGGTGCTGCGATTCATGGACTCAATGTCCCCTTAGCGGATCGACACCGATGGAACACAAGATGAAGAACGCGGTCGGGAATCCGGGCGAAGAGACTTCAGTGCCTGCAGATGCTTCGCGGACCGGTCCTCGGACTGCGGTCCACGCTATTGGCGGTAGTGGGAAAGGCGGTGGGCGTCCGCGCCGTCGCGGGTGCCGGACCTGTGGT
It encodes:
- a CDS encoding MarR family winged helix-turn-helix transcriptional regulator, which produces MNIGPEPAATAGRLKLAMTALTRRLRKDWPDELTPSRVTALATVAAGEPLAVGELAKRMGVSTPTVSHIVDALDKQGLIARLPDPHDRRICRLATSDAGAEVLEELSRRTTGILADRIHQLPPAQQSALEAALPALEALAAAPE
- a CDS encoding MSCRAMM family protein, which codes for MVENTALRETLVVFGTVRRTEGPPVSGAVVTLADMAGRKIGSAYTGPDGEYRLTVSTGGTYLIIASALGHEPIASLVAVGDETVRHDMTVAGVGGLTGMVRIAGTGRPVADATITVTDVQGEVVGTARTGMEGGFSFISLPEGMYTLVVSAPSHQPAAAAVTIRQGAQARQDLVLAARGSMHGEVWTHDRPYPGARVSLMNEAGKIVATTMSDSDGLFVFEDLPLGTYTLVAAGHGPAAVPVQVKDGNAVDADVTLTA
- a CDS encoding YceI family protein — encoded protein: MNPTVSVRVIAPGGWPVEHAVLTLTDTTGQQIGRTTVDSAGRAAIPQVPPGAYTLIIAAPGHQPVARSAVVGAGGLDLGEVELTATGELRLPDPGVWDIDPVHSSVRIRARHIGLASVHGRIADFTGSIVVTHPVENSVVEVTLQAGSVDTGNSDRDTHLRSKDFLHTEAFPEITFRSKGLRPLAEDRWAMDGEITIRGVTRQIVLDTTYLGVGPDPWGGVRAAFHSVTELRREDFAIDWNQAVRVGIGVVGGILQVELDIEMVRR
- the paaZ gene encoding phenylacetic acid degradation bifunctional protein PaaZ, producing the protein MAPLSSYVSGAWHVPADEGAPLRDAVTGAEIARISSTGVDFGAALDHGRRVGGPVLRELTFHQRAALLKALASELRGHRDELYDLSLRTGATLGDAKFDVDGGIGVLFSYASKGRRELPAGTVYVEGGLEPLSKGGGFVGQHICTPLLGVAVQINAFNFPVWGPLEKLAPAFLAGVPSLVKPAGQTAYLTARLVELIIESGLLPEGSLQLVCGDAGDLLDHLTEQDLVAFTGSATTAALLRAHPVVVARSVRFNAEADSLNCSILGPDVRPGDPEFEVFVGQLVTEMTVKAGQKCTAIRRALVPAEIIDEVEQAVAARLADVTVGNPADPGVKMGALAGLGQREEVRRSLKALSVATRMVFGDPDRVEVVDADAELGAFMSPILLRADDPDRDEPHEVEAFGPVSTLFPYTSPGHAVELAARGRGSLAGSIVTADPDFARDMVLGVAPWHGRLLVVDAETAGESTGHGSPMPALVHGGPGRAGGGEEMGGIRGVLHHMQRTAVQASPRMLTALTGRWTPGTERRTGDVHPFRKHLGELRVGDTVVAGPRTVTLADIEHFAEFTGDTFYAHTDDEAARANPFFDGRVAHGYLILSFAAGLFVHPDPGPVLANYGLENLRFLTPVYPGDELTVTLTAKRIEPRQGADYGEVRWDADVTKQDGSSVAKYDVLTLVANGEQ
- a CDS encoding GNAT family N-acetyltransferase; this encodes MAPLDISLLPAEASADTDTMREVADLVNRVYATAENGQWLPGTTRTTVEEITELTRAGQIVVARLDGAVVGSIRVQHLDAETGESGMLVADPDHRGMGIGRRLRSFVIDMLRRQGIGTLQIELLVPRDWTQDSKEFMAGWNERSGYKVVRKGAFEEQYPDLAPRLATPCDFVIYHKAL
- a CDS encoding lysylphosphatidylglycerol synthase transmembrane domain-containing protein, encoding MNRSTLVRQPPPDLVTVQAGGSVVARIPARTWIVSMLVLTGLLAGLAGAGLANVDVAGGLWNGADWLSEGAARIRWGLVPVIAALTALHYLTSALGVRTTASGAAGKPTAGAPAIARLGVWEITTAQFAGAAANRLAPAGLGTAAVTCRYLTRRGLPACAATTTVAVVGLVRALTKLALVTLVITLWGGLGPALRPAGDAGRIVSRHMGMFVPAVIIAVVAVTALVVVAVYWRRRQPPFRIGAVFAGVAGSLRHLLRRPRCLLALVAAATAADLALALAFATSVMAVPGVPTGSVGSLVALYLLGATAGSAVPMPAGVGSTEAALIAALATVHIPAAQAATGVLLFRVTTFWAPVPAGVLSTRWLRRRGGL